The following proteins come from a genomic window of Thiothrix unzii:
- a CDS encoding NADH-ubiquinone oxidoreductase-F iron-sulfur binding region domain-containing protein, with protein sequence MPKSLSSGVGQQPHDHLLHRLHDLQRQFLHIPPREIAPLAAELGLPISQVEAVIDFYSFFHRSPRGRIDLLFSNCTSCGDLSLMHTLCDLLGVTPGVTRADGAVSIDETSCMGMCDQGTAALVNGRVLTQLTARHLPSLVSLINAGTPLDDWPAEWFVVQDNIRQAGLLLSNNVPMGAGLRAALQGGVENLLAEMTQSGLRGRGGAGFNTSLKWQLCRAVPATPRYLVCNADEGEPGTFKDRVLLNSYAVQMFEGMALCAYAIGAQHGYLYLRGEYRYLLPQLEATLTSLREANLLGANILDQQDFHFDISIVMGAGAYICGEESALLESLEQKRGVPRVRPPFPVMHGYLGQPTVVDNVETLVAATHIAVHGGEWFKAHGTAQSAGSKVFSVSGDCTAPGIYEYSFGISVQDLLEACGGQDAQAVQVGGPSGALIGRAEFGRKLAFEDLATGGSIMIYGAQRDLLAVVRNFTHFFAHESCGFCTPCRVGTPLLRKYIDKIASGHGTPYDQAEMARLAMVVKRRSHCGLGQTAANPLLDLLAKFPQVYADRLLHQDYEPFFNLDAALATTRELTHRDDAEAHLS encoded by the coding sequence ATGCCAAAATCATTATCTTCTGGCGTAGGTCAGCAACCTCACGACCACTTATTACATCGCTTGCACGACTTGCAACGCCAATTCTTGCACATTCCTCCACGGGAAATCGCCCCACTCGCGGCGGAACTTGGGCTGCCCATCAGCCAAGTCGAAGCTGTCATTGATTTCTACAGCTTTTTCCACCGTAGCCCGCGCGGGCGCATTGATTTGCTCTTCAGCAATTGCACCAGTTGCGGCGATTTGTCGCTGATGCACACGTTATGCGATTTGCTGGGCGTTACCCCCGGCGTTACCCGTGCGGATGGTGCAGTTAGCATTGACGAAACTTCCTGTATGGGGATGTGCGATCAAGGTACGGCAGCCTTAGTGAACGGGCGCGTTCTGACCCAACTGACGGCACGACACTTGCCGTCGTTGGTGTCGCTGATCAATGCAGGTACACCGCTGGATGATTGGCCTGCGGAATGGTTTGTCGTGCAAGACAATATCCGTCAGGCGGGTTTATTGCTCAGCAATAACGTGCCAATGGGTGCTGGTTTACGCGCTGCACTACAAGGCGGTGTGGAAAACTTGCTGGCTGAAATGACGCAATCCGGTTTGCGTGGACGTGGTGGGGCAGGCTTCAACACCAGTTTGAAATGGCAATTGTGCCGCGCAGTACCCGCTACACCCCGCTACCTGGTATGCAATGCGGATGAGGGCGAACCCGGTACGTTCAAAGATCGGGTTCTACTAAACAGTTATGCGGTACAAATGTTTGAAGGCATGGCGTTGTGTGCTTATGCCATCGGGGCGCAACACGGCTATTTGTATTTGCGCGGCGAATACCGTTACCTCTTGCCGCAACTCGAAGCGACGCTGACAAGCCTGCGTGAGGCTAACTTGCTGGGCGCAAACATCCTCGATCAGCAGGATTTCCATTTCGACATTAGCATTGTAATGGGTGCGGGCGCGTACATTTGCGGCGAAGAATCGGCGTTGCTCGAATCGTTGGAACAAAAGCGCGGTGTGCCACGGGTACGCCCGCCGTTTCCGGTGATGCACGGCTATTTGGGGCAGCCGACGGTAGTGGATAACGTGGAAACACTGGTTGCCGCGACACACATTGCTGTACATGGCGGGGAATGGTTCAAGGCGCATGGCACAGCGCAATCCGCAGGCAGCAAGGTGTTCAGCGTCAGTGGCGACTGCACTGCACCCGGTATTTACGAATACTCCTTTGGCATTAGCGTGCAAGATTTGCTGGAAGCCTGTGGAGGGCAAGACGCGCAAGCCGTACAAGTTGGCGGGCCTTCCGGTGCATTGATCGGGCGGGCGGAATTTGGGCGTAAGCTGGCGTTTGAAGACCTCGCCACCGGCGGCTCAATCATGATTTACGGCGCACAGCGCGATTTGCTGGCGGTGGTGCGCAATTTCACCCATTTCTTTGCCCACGAAAGCTGCGGTTTTTGCACGCCTTGCCGCGTAGGTACGCCGTTATTGCGTAAGTATATCGACAAGATTGCTTCAGGGCATGGCACACCTTACGACCAAGCCGAAATGGCACGGTTGGCAATGGTGGTGAAACGCCGTTCGCATTGCGGGCTGGGGCAAACCGCCGCCAATCCGCTGCTGGATTTGCTGGCAAAATTCCCGCAAGTCTACGCCGACCGCTTGCTGCATCAGGATTACGAGCCGTTCTTTAATCTGGATGCCGCCCTTGCCACTACCCGCGAGTTGACCCACCGCGATGATGCGGAGGCACATTTGTCATGA
- a CDS encoding 2Fe-2S iron-sulfur cluster-binding protein produces the protein MSNTLFIDGQEIPFAPGQTIMDASLEAGIYIPHLCHKPGLTPHGSCKLCTVEVDGRSVSACTLPAAAGMKVDNNTPALQEVRKTLLQMLFVEGNHLCPTCSKTGDCTLQALGYHFGMLDGHFPPFYPRREVDASHPDLVLDRDRCVLCELCVRASREQDSKNVFAISGRGASAHIIVNTSSGKLGDSDLTLDDAAAHICPVGAILPKNHGCEVPFGRRTFDLHSVAESDVAHVGLQKTEHHDE, from the coding sequence ATGAGTAATACCTTATTTATTGATGGGCAAGAAATCCCTTTCGCGCCCGGACAAACCATCATGGATGCTTCATTGGAAGCAGGCATCTACATCCCGCACCTGTGCCACAAACCGGGGCTGACCCCGCACGGCAGTTGCAAGCTGTGTACCGTGGAAGTGGACGGGCGCAGTGTTTCCGCCTGTACCTTGCCCGCTGCGGCTGGCATGAAAGTCGACAACAACACCCCCGCCTTGCAGGAAGTGCGCAAGACGCTGCTGCAAATGCTGTTCGTGGAAGGCAACCATTTATGCCCAACCTGTAGCAAAACCGGCGACTGCACCCTGCAAGCCCTCGGCTACCATTTCGGCATGTTGGACGGGCATTTCCCGCCGTTTTACCCGCGCCGTGAGGTGGATGCTTCCCACCCCGACCTGGTGCTGGATCGTGACCGTTGCGTGCTGTGCGAATTGTGCGTGCGTGCCAGCCGCGAACAGGACAGCAAAAACGTGTTCGCCATCAGCGGACGTGGTGCAAGTGCGCACATTATCGTCAACACCTCCAGCGGCAAACTGGGCGACAGCGATCTGACGCTGGACGATGCCGCCGCGCATATCTGCCCGGTCGGGGCAATCCTGCCGAAAAATCATGGCTGTGAAGTCCCGTTCGGGCGGCGCACCTTCGACCTGCATTCGGTTGCCGAGTCCGATGTTGCCCACGTTGGCCTACAAAAAACGGAGCATCACGATGAGTAA
- a CDS encoding NADP oxidoreductase, with translation MSKIRIATTSLAGCFGCHMSFLDMDERLVGLLEYVEFDRSPLTDIKHCQPCDIGLVEGGLCNAENVHVLREFRQQCKILIAVGACAINGGVPAMRNHYTVQECLEEAYLNGVGVDNPMIPSDPELPLLLSKVHPLHEVVRVDYYLPGCPPPGDAFFTILSDLLAGKEPSLPKAMLHYD, from the coding sequence ATGAGTAAGATCCGTATTGCCACTACCTCACTGGCAGGCTGTTTCGGTTGCCACATGTCGTTTCTGGACATGGATGAGCGGCTGGTCGGCTTGCTGGAATACGTCGAGTTTGACCGCTCCCCCCTCACCGACATCAAGCATTGCCAGCCCTGCGACATTGGTCTGGTGGAAGGCGGCTTGTGTAATGCCGAAAACGTGCATGTGCTGCGCGAATTCCGCCAGCAGTGCAAAATCCTGATTGCGGTCGGTGCGTGCGCCATCAACGGCGGCGTTCCGGCGATGCGCAACCATTACACGGTGCAAGAATGTCTGGAAGAAGCCTATTTAAACGGCGTGGGGGTGGATAATCCGATGATTCCGTCTGACCCCGAATTGCCGCTGCTGCTGTCCAAGGTTCACCCCCTGCATGAAGTGGTGCGGGTGGATTACTACCTGCCGGGTTGCCCGCCACCGGGCGATGCGTTTTTCACCATCCTGAGCGACTTATTGGCGGGTAAAGAACCTTCCCTGCCGAAAGCCATGCTGCATTACGATTGA
- a CDS encoding Ni/Fe hydrogenase subunit alpha: MEHTASNTRRIAIDPVSRVEGHGKITLLLDADNHVQEARLHIVEFRGFEKFIQGRPYTEVPYFVQRLCGICPVSHHLAAAKAVDQIVGVDELTPTATKLRRLIHFGQVLQSHALHFFHLSSPDFLFGFGSNLAHRNIVGVLEDYPDIGLKGVKLRKYGQQVIAAIAGKRIHGAAAIPGGMNKALSDDERKALLVDIADIIRWSQDAVTLNETIHLQHPENHAFATLSTNYLGMVGAQGELELYHGGLRARRADGSDIFDQFDYRDYGSAIREEVRNWSYMKFPYLTAIGKDNGWYRVGPLARVNLCDSIPTPLAEAARVRFRAFADGAYVHDTLAFHWARMIEMLHCAEAIQELLNDPDITGTDLVVTGEKRAQGIGVIEAPRGTLFHHYQVNEQGLIEKANLIVSTTSNNHAMNESVRSVANHYLDGQEITEGLLNHLEVAVRAYDPCLSCATHALGKMPLQVELVSATGEVLNRVSKNMDGVVECAL; the protein is encoded by the coding sequence ATGGAACACACTGCAAGCAACACGCGCCGCATCGCCATTGACCCGGTATCGCGGGTGGAAGGGCACGGCAAGATCACCCTGCTGCTGGATGCCGACAATCATGTGCAGGAAGCGCGTTTACACATTGTCGAATTTCGCGGCTTTGAGAAATTCATCCAGGGTCGCCCTTACACCGAAGTGCCGTATTTTGTGCAACGGCTGTGCGGTATCTGCCCGGTGTCGCATCATCTAGCGGCGGCGAAAGCGGTAGACCAGATTGTCGGGGTGGATGAACTGACCCCAACCGCCACCAAGCTGCGCCGCCTGATCCATTTCGGGCAGGTGTTGCAATCGCACGCGCTGCATTTTTTCCACCTGTCCTCACCCGATTTCCTGTTCGGTTTCGGCTCGAATCTGGCGCACCGCAATATCGTCGGTGTGCTGGAAGATTACCCCGACATTGGCCTGAAAGGGGTGAAACTGCGCAAATACGGGCAGCAAGTCATCGCCGCGATTGCAGGTAAGCGTATCCACGGCGCGGCAGCGATTCCCGGTGGCATGAACAAAGCCTTGAGCGATGATGAACGCAAAGCCCTGCTGGTGGACATTGCCGATATTATCCGCTGGTCGCAGGATGCGGTCACACTCAATGAAACCATCCACCTACAACACCCGGAAAACCATGCTTTTGCTACCCTGTCGACCAACTATCTGGGCATGGTCGGGGCGCAGGGCGAACTGGAGTTGTACCACGGCGGTTTACGCGCCCGACGTGCCGATGGCAGCGATATTTTCGACCAGTTCGATTACCGCGATTACGGTTCCGCCATCCGCGAAGAAGTGCGCAACTGGTCGTACATGAAATTCCCTTACCTCACTGCGATTGGCAAGGACAATGGCTGGTATCGGGTCGGGCCACTGGCGCGGGTCAATCTGTGCGACAGCATTCCCACCCCGCTGGCGGAAGCGGCGCGGGTACGCTTCCGTGCCTTTGCGGATGGCGCGTATGTGCATGACACGTTGGCGTTCCACTGGGCGCGGATGATCGAAATGCTGCATTGCGCCGAAGCGATTCAGGAACTGCTCAACGACCCCGACATTACCGGGACGGATTTGGTGGTAACGGGCGAAAAACGGGCGCAAGGGATCGGTGTCATCGAAGCCCCTCGTGGCACGTTGTTCCATCACTATCAGGTCAATGAGCAAGGCTTGATTGAAAAAGCCAACCTGATTGTTTCCACTACCAGCAATAACCACGCCATGAATGAGTCGGTACGTTCGGTTGCCAACCACTATCTTGATGGGCAGGAAATCACCGAAGGCTTGCTCAACCATCTGGAAGTGGCGGTGCGGGCGTATGACCCTTGCCTGTCGTGTGCTACCCATGCGCTGGGCAAGATGCCGTTACAGGTGGAGCTGGTCAGTGCGACCGGGGAAGTTCTCAATCGCGTCAGCAAAAACATGGATGGTGTGGTCGAGTGTGCGCTGTGA
- a CDS encoding hydrogenase maturation protease: MSALSPILLFGYGNPGCGDDALGVLLLEAIAAQGLPGVECQTDMQLQVEHITDLVGREYVLFMDADVSCAAPYVVEQLTARQDSSYTSHALSPAAVLHAFRQVYGVDTPSAYLLHIRGYAFELGDALTAQAAENLAAALAWVQHFVSLSAANVNER; the protein is encoded by the coding sequence GTGAGTGCGCTGTCCCCGATTCTACTGTTTGGCTACGGCAATCCGGGGTGTGGTGATGATGCCCTCGGCGTATTGTTGCTGGAAGCAATCGCCGCTCAAGGCTTGCCCGGTGTCGAATGCCAAACCGATATGCAGCTCCAAGTTGAGCACATTACCGACTTAGTAGGGCGCGAATACGTGCTGTTCATGGATGCGGACGTGAGCTGTGCTGCGCCGTATGTGGTGGAACAACTCACCGCGCGACAGGATAGCAGTTACACCAGTCATGCGCTGTCGCCTGCTGCGGTGCTTCATGCTTTCCGGCAAGTGTACGGGGTGGATACGCCGTCTGCATATTTGTTACACATACGCGGCTATGCGTTTGAATTGGGGGATGCGTTAACGGCGCAGGCAGCGGAGAATCTAGCGGCGGCACTGGCGTGGGTGCAGCATTTTGTGAGTCTTAGCGCGGCGAATGTTAATGAGCGGTGA